Genomic DNA from Fimbriimonas ginsengisoli Gsoil 348:
CTTCTCGACACCGACCCCGGCAGCGACATCGACGACGCTCTCGCCTTGGCTTACCTACTACGTGAGCCCCGGTGCGAGCTGATCGGGGTCACCACGGTAACCGGCGACGTCGCCAAGCGGGCCGCCATCGTCGAGATCATTTGTGGCGCCTTCGGCCGGGAGGATGTGCCGATCCACTGCGGCGCATCCGACACCCTCGCCGGGGGACCTGGCCAGCCAAGGGTTCCGCAGTACGACGCCATCGCCCACTTGCCGCACCGGATGGACCGCCCCCAGAACACGGCGGTCGACTATTTACGCGAAACGATCCGCTCCAGGCCGGGCGAAATCACTCTCTTGTCGATCGGCCCATTTACCAATCTCGCAATCCTGTTCGCACTCGATCCCGAGATTCCAAAGCTGCTCAAAGGGCTGATTTCGATGGGCGGCTGCTTCGACCGCCCGGGCTGCGAATGGAACGCGCTGTGCGATCCGTATGCGACGGTGGCAACGATCATGCGGTCGGCTCGGCAGACGTGGGTCGGATTGGACGTAACGATGCAGTGCCAGATGGCCCCCGAAGAAGTCCGGGCGAAGTTTGCGAAGCCGCCGCTGGATGTGCTGCTCCTGATGGCAGAGCGGTGGTTTCAGGATGCGAACAAGATCACTTTCCACGATCCCCTGGCGGCCGCGGTGATCTTTCATCCCGAGCTTTGTCGATATTCCGACGGATTGGTGGTGGCGCGGATGACGGAGGACGGACTGAGGACCGAGTTCACGCCCGGCATGGGCGGCCATCGGATCGCGACGGAGGTGGACGTGGCGCCGTTCTTTGAGGAGTATTTCGGCGTGTTCTAAGGGTGTAGCAAGGGGAGAACAGCCGCGGGCTTAGAGCCCGCGGCCCCTGGTTACTGACGCGTTGGCTTTTCCAGCGCAAGCTTCAGCACCTGGTCGGCGTGCTTGACGAAGTGCGCTTTTAGCTTTTCCCGAATTTCTGCCGGCACGTCTTCGAGATAGTCCTTCTCGTTCTGTTCGGGCAGAATCACCGTGTTGACTCCCGCGCGATTCGCGGCGAGAACCTTTTCCTTGATGCCGCCCACGGGCAGAACCTGACCGCCGAGGGTGATTTCGCCGGTCATCGCCAAACGCGGCTTTACCTTCCGGTCGGTGAGCAGGGAAGTCAGCGCGGTTAGCATCGTAACGCCCGCGCTCGGCCCATCTTTCGGCACGGCGCCGGCCGGCACGTGAACGTGGATTTCGATCTTGTCGTAGAAGTCCGGCCGGATATTGAGCTGCTCGACGTGGCTGCGCACGTAGCTCAGAGCCGCGGTGACCGATTCCTTCATCACGTCGCCGAGTTGCCCGGTGACGATGAGTCCCTTCTGGCCAGGCATCTTGGTGGTCTCGATAAACAAGACGTCGCCGCCGACCGGGGTCCAAGCGAGGCCGACGGCGGTTCCCGCCGTCATCTCCCGCTCCATCACCTCGTCGTGCATAAATCGGGGTGCGCCAAGAGCTTGCTCGATGAATTTGGGCGATACCGAGACCTTTCCGGTGTGCCCTTCGGCCACCATGCGCGTGACCTTCCGGACCACGCTTCCGATTTCCCGCTCCAGATTTCGCACTCCCGCTTCTCGGGTGTAGTGACGGATCAACTTAACGACGGCGTCGCGCCGGAATGTGATCTGGCTCTTTCGGAGACCATGCTCCTCTACCTGCTTCGGAATGAGGTGGCGCTCGGCAAT
This window encodes:
- a CDS encoding nucleoside hydrolase is translated as MSGYGVDRIPILLDTDPGSDIDDALALAYLLREPRCELIGVTTVTGDVAKRAAIVEIICGAFGREDVPIHCGASDTLAGGPGQPRVPQYDAIAHLPHRMDRPQNTAVDYLRETIRSRPGEITLLSIGPFTNLAILFALDPEIPKLLKGLISMGGCFDRPGCEWNALCDPYATVATIMRSARQTWVGLDVTMQCQMAPEEVRAKFAKPPLDVLLLMAERWFQDANKITFHDPLAAAVIFHPELCRYSDGLVVARMTEDGLRTEFTPGMGGHRIATEVDVAPFFEEYFGVF